From a single Nostoc sp. MS1 genomic region:
- a CDS encoding low specificity L-threonine aldolase — MSTNLEQFASDNYSGICPEAMDYMIKANQGSAPAYGNDEWTQKAADYFRELFEIDCEVFFTFNGTAANSLSLAALCQSYHSVICHETAHIETDECGAPEFASNGSKLLLAKGENGKLTPEAIEFVITRRADIHYPKPKVISITQATELGTLYSIEELLGIKEVAHKYKLKVHMDGARFANAVAAMNKSPAEISWKSGVDVLCFCGTKNGMALGEAIIFFKKALAEDFDYRCKQAGQLASKMRFISAPWLGLLETGAWLKNAHHANQCAAYLENELLNIDGAEIMFPREANGVFVKLPGPVIQYLKDKNWQFYTFIGVGGIRFMCSWNTTKERIDQLIADIKTGFSRC, encoded by the coding sequence ATAAGTACTAATTTAGAACAGTTTGCCAGTGATAATTACTCTGGTATTTGTCCAGAAGCAATGGACTATATGATTAAAGCTAATCAAGGTAGTGCGCCAGCTTATGGAAATGATGAATGGACGCAAAAAGCAGCAGATTATTTTCGAGAGTTATTTGAAATTGATTGTGAAGTATTTTTCACCTTCAACGGTACAGCCGCTAATTCATTATCACTAGCTGCACTTTGTCAGTCATATCACAGTGTGATTTGTCACGAAACAGCACATATAGAAACTGATGAATGTGGCGCACCAGAATTTGCATCTAATGGTTCTAAGCTATTACTAGCAAAGGGAGAAAACGGTAAGTTAACACCTGAAGCTATAGAATTTGTGATTACTAGAAGGGCTGATATTCATTACCCCAAACCAAAGGTTATTAGTATTACCCAAGCAACTGAATTAGGAACTTTATATTCTATAGAAGAACTTTTAGGTATTAAAGAAGTTGCCCATAAGTATAAATTAAAAGTTCACATGGACGGCGCACGTTTTGCCAATGCAGTTGCAGCTATGAATAAAAGTCCGGCGGAGATTAGCTGGAAAAGTGGTGTTGATGTGTTGTGTTTTTGTGGTACTAAAAATGGGATGGCATTAGGGGAAGCAATTATTTTCTTTAAGAAAGCTTTAGCAGAAGATTTTGATTATCGTTGTAAGCAAGCTGGACAATTAGCATCGAAAATGCGGTTTATTTCTGCGCCGTGGTTGGGTTTGTTAGAAACTGGTGCATGGTTAAAAAATGCCCATCATGCTAATCAATGTGCTGCCTATTTGGAAAATGAATTATTAAATATAGATGGCGCAGAAATCATGTTTCCTCGTGAGGCTAATGGCGTTTTTGTGAAATTACCAGGGCCAGTGATTCAATATTTAAAGGATAAAAATTGGCAGTTTTATACTTTCATTGGAGTTGGTGGTATACGTTTTATGTGTTCTTGGAACACTACCAAAGAGAGAATTGATCAATTAATTGCGGATATTAAAACAGGTTTTTCTAGATGCTAG
- a CDS encoding metal-sensing transcriptional repressor: protein MNGSNRLVKESLPVSQKAEEHHNHDAEHDHTNHSHGQVESVHPHVHSEESLRRIVNRLSRIEGHIRGIKTMVQQGSPCPDVLLQIAAVRGALDKVARIVLDEHLTECIARASKEGNIEVEIEQLKAALDRFLP, encoded by the coding sequence ATGAATGGATCAAACCGATTAGTTAAAGAATCCTTGCCTGTATCTCAAAAAGCCGAAGAACACCATAATCATGATGCAGAACACGACCATACAAATCACTCTCACGGGCAGGTCGAGTCGGTTCATCCCCACGTTCACAGCGAAGAATCTTTACGGCGAATTGTCAACCGCCTATCACGCATAGAAGGACACATTCGCGGAATTAAAACAATGGTGCAACAAGGTAGCCCTTGTCCAGACGTATTGTTACAAATTGCTGCTGTTCGAGGCGCGTTAGATAAAGTAGCAAGAATTGTTCTTGATGAACATTTAACCGAGTGTATTGCTAGAGCCTCCAAAGAAGGCAACATAGAAGTAGAAATTGAACAACTCAAAGCTGCTTTAGATCGATTTTTGCCTTAA
- a CDS encoding DUF4079 domain-containing protein produces MSLELSAPVKYWLNFFHPLIMWVLLALSLYAAYLGLQVQRTRNAQGEEKKELIKGRYNVRHYQIGSILLALMVTGAIGGMAVTYINNGKLFVGPHLLAGLGMTGLIAFSAALSPYMQKGANWARVSHILINFVILGLFTWQAITGVQIVQRILTQA; encoded by the coding sequence ATGAGTTTGGAATTGTCTGCCCCGGTTAAATATTGGTTAAATTTCTTTCACCCCTTGATTATGTGGGTGTTATTAGCACTTTCACTCTACGCGGCTTATTTAGGGCTACAGGTACAGCGTACCAGAAATGCGCAAGGAGAAGAAAAGAAAGAATTGATTAAAGGTAGATACAATGTCAGACACTACCAAATAGGCTCAATACTTTTAGCTTTGATGGTAACAGGTGCAATTGGTGGGATGGCTGTCACCTATATTAATAACGGCAAGTTATTTGTGGGGCCGCATCTTTTAGCTGGACTAGGTATGACAGGTTTAATTGCATTTTCTGCTGCTTTATCTCCTTATATGCAGAAAGGGGCAAATTGGGCGAGGGTAAGCCATATTTTAATCAATTTCGTGATTTTAGGACTCTTTACTTGGCAGGCTATCACTGGCGTGCAAATTGTTCAAAGAATCCTTACTCAAGCTTAG
- a CDS encoding HhoA/HhoB/HtrA family serine endopeptidase: MKFAKIPQTIRQLGTHVIAIFIGVVLTVSSLWVLPSQAEPAPTSTAPELIAQKQSAAAAAVGNSSFVTAAVNRVGSAVVRIDTERTITRRVDPFMEDPFFRRFFGEGFQGQLPSEQLRGLGSGFIIDKSGLILTNAHVVDKADRVTVRLKDGRSFEGTVQGIDEVTDLAVVKINAGNSLPVAPLGSSNSVQVGDWAIAVGNPLGFDNTVTLGIVSTLKRSSAQVGITDKRLDFIQTDAAINPGNSGGPLLNDKGEVIGINTAIRADAMGIGFAIPIDKAKAIAVQLQRDGKVAHPYLGVQMATLTPELAQQNNNDPNSAFAIPEVNGVLVIRVVPNSPAASAGIRRGDVILQVDGQAITSAEQLQNVVENSRLGQALQVRVQRGNQTQQLSVRTAELQNAA; the protein is encoded by the coding sequence ATGAAATTTGCCAAAATACCACAGACTATACGCCAACTCGGTACTCATGTAATAGCTATATTTATAGGGGTTGTGTTAACTGTTAGCAGTCTGTGGGTGTTACCTTCACAAGCGGAACCTGCACCTACGTCTACTGCACCAGAATTAATTGCGCAAAAACAATCAGCAGCTGCGGCGGCTGTTGGTAATAGCAGCTTTGTGACAGCAGCTGTAAACCGTGTTGGTTCGGCTGTGGTGAGAATTGATACGGAACGTACTATTACACGGCGGGTTGACCCATTTATGGAAGACCCATTTTTCCGGCGTTTTTTTGGTGAGGGTTTTCAAGGCCAATTGCCATCAGAACAATTGCGTGGTCTAGGTTCTGGGTTTATCATCGATAAAAGTGGCTTAATTTTAACTAATGCCCATGTGGTCGATAAGGCCGATCGCGTGACTGTACGGCTCAAGGATGGGCGAAGTTTTGAGGGTACGGTGCAAGGGATTGATGAAGTTACAGATTTAGCGGTGGTGAAAATCAACGCTGGTAATAGTCTCCCTGTTGCACCGCTTGGTTCTTCTAATTCTGTGCAAGTGGGAGATTGGGCGATCGCAGTTGGTAATCCTTTGGGTTTCGATAATACTGTTACTTTGGGTATTGTCAGCACTCTCAAGCGTTCTAGCGCCCAAGTGGGGATTACTGATAAGCGTTTAGATTTTATTCAAACTGACGCAGCCATTAACCCTGGTAATTCTGGTGGCCCCCTGTTAAATGATAAGGGTGAAGTAATTGGGATTAACACCGCTATTCGTGCTGATGCAATGGGGATTGGGTTTGCGATTCCTATTGATAAAGCGAAAGCGATCGCGGTACAACTACAACGAGATGGTAAAGTCGCTCACCCCTATTTAGGTGTGCAGATGGCAACTTTAACACCAGAATTAGCTCAACAAAATAATAATGACCCCAACTCTGCTTTTGCCATTCCTGAAGTAAACGGTGTTTTGGTGATTCGAGTTGTTCCCAACTCTCCGGCTGCTAGTGCTGGTATTCGTCGAGGTGATGTAATTCTCCAAGTTGATGGTCAAGCCATCACTTCTGCTGAACAATTACAGAATGTGGTGGAAAATAGCCGCTTGGGTCAAGCTTTACAGGTGAGAGTACAACGGGGTAATCAGACACAGCAGTTATCAGTACGGACAGCTGAGTTGCAAAATGCAGCATAA
- a CDS encoding glycoside hydrolase family protein, protein MGPIAALLGFVYLFQWYVFEELRSPSDPTFGNNLPPLVMKGGDPYIRALMRTISASEANGNRPYSLLYGGQQVNNLSKHPEICVTILTGPNTGNCSTAAGRYQIINTTWYQIAPRYHPKPSPMMFWSRYSFEPEYQDLVVYRWLNDSKVWGVDISQLLHQGKINDVLRRLSPTWTSLGYGIETNSISSALPRVYQKMLQEELTTANNPASKTVTPTPTTKSQTKEKQ, encoded by the coding sequence ATTGGCCCTATAGCCGCACTTCTCGGCTTTGTGTACTTATTTCAATGGTATGTTTTTGAAGAATTGCGATCGCCCTCTGATCCCACTTTTGGCAATAATTTACCACCTTTGGTAATGAAAGGGGGTGATCCCTACATCCGTGCTTTGATGCGAACCATCTCAGCCAGTGAAGCTAACGGGAACCGTCCTTACTCACTTTTGTATGGTGGACAGCAGGTAAACAACCTAAGCAAGCATCCTGAGATATGTGTTACTATTCTTACAGGGCCAAACACAGGTAATTGCTCAACTGCGGCTGGAAGATATCAAATTATCAACACCACTTGGTATCAAATTGCTCCCCGCTACCATCCAAAACCATCGCCAATGATGTTTTGGTCTAGATATAGTTTTGAACCAGAATATCAAGATTTGGTTGTTTATCGTTGGTTAAATGATTCAAAAGTTTGGGGTGTGGATATTTCTCAACTATTGCACCAAGGCAAAATCAACGATGTTTTGCGGCGACTCTCACCCACTTGGACAAGTTTAGGCTATGGCATAGAAACAAATTCTATCAGTAGCGCTCTACCCAGAGTTTATCAGAAAATGTTACAAGAAGAATTAACAACGGCTAACAATCCCGCATCAAAAACTGTTACCCCAACCCCTACTACTAAGAGTCAAACTAAAGAGAAGCAATAG
- the menH gene encoding 2-succinyl-6-hydroxy-2,4-cyclohexadiene-1-carboxylate synthase, which yields MLIKNYQFNYSFINNSNKSVILLLHGFIGNIDEFDEAIKLLGDDFSYLRLDLPGHGKTQVLGGDEYYSMEKTAQGLINLLDELKITKCFLVGYSMGGRLALYLTLHFPELFYQVVLESASPGLPTEVERLERVKRDAQIAKELARSVNKSDFASFLINWYHQPIFGNIKYHPEFESMLKSRLQNQPIELVKSLQFMGTGSQPSLWKKLQDNQVPLLLLVGEHDEKFIEINREMAKISQLSKLNIITDAAHNIHFENTLEFVQKLQEFFSIASL from the coding sequence ATGCTTATCAAAAACTACCAATTCAATTATTCATTCATTAATAACTCAAATAAATCCGTTATTCTTCTACTTCACGGATTCATAGGTAATATAGATGAATTTGATGAAGCAATAAAATTACTAGGTGATGATTTTTCCTATCTAAGACTTGACTTACCTGGACATGGGAAAACTCAGGTATTAGGCGGAGATGAATATTATTCGATGGAAAAAACTGCTCAAGGTTTAATTAATTTATTAGATGAACTAAAAATTACTAAATGCTTCTTAGTCGGTTATTCAATGGGCGGAAGATTAGCATTATATCTAACTTTACATTTCCCCGAACTGTTCTATCAAGTAGTGTTAGAATCTGCATCCCCAGGTTTACCTACAGAAGTAGAACGATTAGAAAGAGTTAAACGTGATGCACAAATAGCTAAAGAATTAGCAAGAAGTGTCAATAAATCTGATTTTGCATCGTTTTTAATCAATTGGTATCATCAACCCATTTTTGGCAATATCAAATATCATCCAGAGTTTGAATCAATGCTAAAAAGTAGGTTACAAAATCAGCCTATTGAGTTAGTGAAATCATTACAATTCATGGGAACCGGAAGCCAACCCTCTCTATGGAAAAAGTTACAAGATAATCAAGTTCCTCTATTGTTATTAGTTGGTGAGCATGACGAGAAGTTTATAGAAATCAATAGAGAAATGGCTAAGATATCTCAATTATCCAAGCTCAATATTATCACTGATGCGGCTCATAATATCCACTTTGAGAATACCTTAGAATTTGTCCAGAAACTACAAGAATTTTTCTCTATTGCTTCTCTTTAG
- a CDS encoding MoaD/ThiS family protein, whose product MAVKVLVPTALQNFTNNQAALESSGGNIAELLDSLEKTFPGIKSRLCDEKGQPRRFLNLYVNSEDIRFLDGTATSLKDGDEVSIVPAVAGG is encoded by the coding sequence ATGGCCGTAAAAGTTTTAGTTCCAACCGCCCTGCAAAATTTCACAAACAATCAAGCTGCTTTAGAATCAAGTGGTGGCAATATTGCAGAACTCCTAGATTCTTTAGAGAAAACATTTCCCGGTATTAAATCGCGGTTGTGCGATGAGAAAGGACAGCCGCGACGCTTTTTGAATTTGTACGTCAATAGCGAAGATATCCGCTTTCTCGATGGGACAGCTACATCCTTGAAAGATGGTGATGAAGTAAGTATTGTTCCTGCTGTTGCTGGTGGTTGA
- a CDS encoding SDR family oxidoreductase, with translation MKAFVAGATGETGRRIVQELIARNIPVRALVRDEQKARAILPPDAELIVGDVLDPASLTAALGDSTVVLCATGAKPSFDPTGPYKVDFEGTKNLVDVAKAKGIENFVLVTSLCVSQFFHPLNLFWLILVWKKQAEEYLQKSGLTYTIVRPGGLKNEDNSDAIVMQTADTLFDGSIPRQKVAQVCVESLFEPSARNKIVEIVAKPEASAKTFGELFQQC, from the coding sequence ATGAAAGCATTTGTAGCAGGGGCAACAGGTGAAACAGGTCGCCGTATTGTGCAAGAGTTGATAGCGCGGAATATTCCTGTACGTGCTTTAGTGAGAGATGAGCAAAAAGCTAGAGCTATCTTACCTCCTGATGCAGAGTTGATTGTAGGTGACGTATTAGATCCCGCCAGCCTGACGGCTGCTTTGGGAGATAGCACAGTGGTACTATGTGCAACTGGTGCAAAACCGAGCTTTGACCCGACAGGGCCTTATAAAGTAGATTTTGAAGGCACTAAGAATTTAGTAGATGTAGCCAAAGCCAAGGGAATTGAAAATTTTGTTTTAGTCACTTCTTTGTGCGTCTCCCAATTTTTCCATCCATTGAACCTGTTCTGGCTAATCTTAGTGTGGAAAAAACAAGCGGAAGAATATCTACAAAAAAGTGGTCTTACTTATACGATAGTCCGTCCTGGTGGCTTGAAGAATGAGGATAACTCAGATGCGATCGTCATGCAAACTGCTGATACCTTATTTGACGGTAGCATTCCCCGGCAAAAAGTAGCTCAAGTGTGTGTGGAATCTTTGTTTGAGCCAAGCGCACGCAATAAAATAGTCGAGATTGTTGCTAAACCAGAAGCTAGTGCTAAAACTTTTGGTGAGTTATTTCAGCAGTGTTAG
- a CDS encoding aldo/keto reductase, giving the protein MLYRRFGRTQLQIPVFSCGGMRYQHKWQDVSYSDIPADNQANLEATINRAVELGINHIETARGYGSSEMQLGKILPKFPREKLIVQTKVSPVADAKEFRNTFEQSLSYLQLDYVDLLGLHGINNAELLDYSVRPGGCLDVVRQLQAEGKVRFVGFSTHGATDVIVKAINTNQFDYVNLHWYYINQWNWPAIEAATRHDMGVFIISPTDKGGKLYSPPQKLVDLCTPLSPIVFNDLFCLSHSQVHTLSLGAAKPQDFDEHLKTLDLVDRASEILPPILARLEEAAIATLGEDWVKTWQTNLPKLEDTPGQVNIRVILWLLNLATAYDLVDYAKMRYNLLGNASHWFPGNKADKLAEVDLKQCLSSSPHADKIPQFLAKAHQLLAGEELQRLSQS; this is encoded by the coding sequence ATGTTATATAGACGATTTGGACGCACCCAATTACAGATACCGGTGTTCTCTTGCGGCGGCATGAGATACCAACATAAATGGCAAGATGTTAGTTACTCGGATATTCCGGCTGATAATCAGGCAAATCTAGAAGCTACTATTAATCGAGCTGTTGAACTTGGTATTAATCATATTGAAACTGCTCGTGGTTATGGTAGTTCGGAAATGCAGTTAGGGAAAATATTACCTAAGTTTCCCCGTGAAAAGTTGATTGTCCAAACAAAAGTTTCGCCAGTAGCGGATGCAAAAGAGTTCCGCAACACATTTGAGCAATCCCTGAGTTATCTTCAGTTAGATTATGTAGACCTACTGGGACTGCATGGTATTAATAATGCTGAGTTATTAGATTATAGTGTACGTCCAGGGGGTTGTTTGGATGTAGTACGGCAGTTGCAAGCCGAGGGTAAAGTCCGGTTTGTGGGCTTTTCTACTCACGGTGCTACGGATGTAATTGTAAAGGCAATTAATACCAATCAATTTGATTATGTCAACCTGCATTGGTACTACATTAATCAATGGAATTGGCCAGCTATTGAAGCGGCTACCCGTCATGATATGGGTGTATTTATTATTAGTCCTACGGATAAGGGAGGTAAGTTATATAGTCCACCTCAAAAATTAGTGGATTTATGCACACCTTTGAGTCCAATAGTGTTCAATGATTTGTTTTGCTTGAGTCATTCGCAAGTACACACCTTGAGTTTAGGTGCAGCTAAACCTCAAGATTTTGATGAACACTTGAAGACATTAGACTTAGTAGACCGAGCATCTGAAATATTACCACCTATTTTAGCGAGGTTGGAAGAAGCGGCGATCGCTACCTTGGGCGAAGATTGGGTAAAGACTTGGCAAACTAATTTACCTAAATTAGAAGATACCCCAGGTCAAGTAAATATCCGCGTGATTTTATGGTTGTTGAATCTAGCTACTGCTTACGATTTAGTAGATTACGCCAAAATGCGGTACAACTTGCTAGGTAACGCTAGTCATTGGTTCCCTGGTAACAAAGCCGACAAATTAGCAGAGGTGGATTTAAAACAATGTCTTTCCTCTAGTCCCCACGCTGATAAGATTCCTCAATTTCTAGCCAAAGCGCATCAACTTTTAGCGGGTGAGGAATTGCAGCGTTTGTCTCAAAGTTAA
- a CDS encoding dihydrofolate reductase family protein, whose amino-acid sequence MRKIILFIASSLDGYIARESGEIDWLFTDQDYGYTEFYDQVDTLILGNKTYQQVLSFEEYPYMDKEVFVFSKTESGETANNAKFVNSNWLNFVNILCQSHGNNIWLVGGAQLIHFFLQHHLIDELILSIHPIILGTGIPLIVNDSSLETQLDLKNIKTFDTGLVQIFYNFS is encoded by the coding sequence ATGCGAAAAATTATTTTATTCATTGCTTCTAGTCTTGATGGATACATTGCCAGAGAATCAGGAGAGATAGATTGGCTATTTACTGACCAAGATTATGGTTACACCGAGTTTTATGACCAAGTTGACACTTTAATTTTGGGTAATAAGACATATCAACAAGTTTTAAGCTTTGAAGAATATCCTTACATGGACAAGGAAGTTTTTGTATTTTCTAAAACCGAATCAGGAGAAACAGCAAATAATGCAAAATTTGTTAATAGTAATTGGCTAAATTTTGTTAACATATTATGTCAGTCTCATGGAAATAATATTTGGTTAGTTGGTGGTGCGCAATTAATTCATTTTTTTCTACAACATCATTTGATAGATGAGTTGATTCTTTCAATACATCCAATTATTTTAGGTACTGGGATTCCCTTGATTGTTAATGACTCAAGTTTAGAAACGCAACTAGATTTGAAAAACATCAAAACTTTTGATACTGGGTTAGTCCAAATATTTTACAACTTTAGTTAA
- the thrC gene encoding threonine synthase, translating to MTQAISKLTQASNATLKSLQCKECGAEYELKASHVCEFCFGPLEVKYDYDAIRQSVSREKIQAGPNSIWRYRAFLPVATDNVIDVGTGMTPLVRSHRLARRLGLNKLYIKNDAVNMPTLSFKDRVVSVALSRARELGFTTVSCASTGNLANSTAAIAAHAGLDCCVFIPSDLEAGKVLGSLIYSPTLMAVKGNYDQVNRLCSEVANTHGWGFVNINLRPYYSEGSKTLGYEVAEQLGWELPDHIVAPLASGSLFTKIYKGFQEFVEVGLVEGKSVRFSGAQAEGCSPIAEAFREDRDFIKPVKPNTIAKSIAIGNPADGVYAVEIAKKTGGNIESVTDAEIIEGIKLLAETEGIFTETAGGTTVAVLKKLVEAGKIDPDETTVVYITGNGLKTQEAVQGYVGEPLTIDAKLDSFERALERSRTLDRLEWQQVLV from the coding sequence ATGACTCAGGCAATATCCAAACTCACCCAAGCAAGCAATGCCACATTAAAATCATTGCAATGTAAAGAATGTGGCGCAGAATATGAACTTAAAGCCAGTCATGTGTGTGAGTTTTGCTTTGGGCCGTTAGAAGTTAAGTATGACTACGATGCTATACGTCAATCTGTTAGCCGTGAAAAAATTCAAGCTGGCCCCAACTCTATCTGGCGCTACCGTGCCTTCCTGCCCGTCGCAACTGACAATGTAATAGATGTGGGAACAGGTATGACTCCCCTGGTACGTTCCCATCGTCTTGCCCGTCGCCTGGGTCTAAACAAGCTTTACATTAAAAATGATGCAGTGAATATGCCCACCCTCAGCTTTAAGGATAGGGTGGTGTCCGTCGCCCTTTCTCGCGCTAGGGAGTTGGGATTCACTACAGTTTCTTGCGCTAGCACAGGAAATTTAGCCAATTCTACAGCTGCGATCGCCGCTCATGCTGGTTTAGATTGTTGCGTCTTCATCCCCTCTGACTTGGAAGCCGGGAAAGTATTAGGTAGCTTAATCTATAGTCCTACCCTGATGGCTGTGAAAGGCAACTACGACCAAGTAAACCGCCTCTGTTCAGAAGTAGCTAATACACATGGTTGGGGTTTTGTCAATATTAACTTGCGTCCCTACTACTCGGAAGGTTCTAAAACTTTGGGTTATGAAGTTGCCGAACAACTAGGTTGGGAACTACCAGATCATATAGTTGCACCTTTGGCTTCCGGTTCACTGTTCACCAAGATTTATAAAGGCTTCCAAGAGTTTGTCGAGGTTGGTTTAGTAGAAGGTAAGTCAGTTCGCTTCAGTGGCGCACAAGCTGAAGGCTGTTCTCCCATCGCCGAAGCATTTAGGGAAGACAGAGACTTTATTAAACCAGTTAAACCGAATACAATTGCTAAATCAATTGCGATCGGCAACCCAGCAGATGGTGTTTATGCTGTTGAAATTGCCAAGAAAACAGGCGGTAATATTGAATCAGTGACTGATGCAGAAATTATCGAAGGCATCAAGCTACTTGCAGAAACAGAGGGCATCTTCACGGAAACAGCTGGTGGTACAACCGTCGCTGTACTGAAAAAATTGGTAGAAGCTGGCAAGATAGATCCAGACGAAACCACCGTAGTTTACATCACTGGCAATGGTTTGAAGACCCAAGAAGCAGTACAAGGCTACGTTGGCGAACCTTTGACAATTGATGCCAAACTCGATAGTTTCGAGCGTGCATTAGAACGTTCTCGTACCCTTGATCGCCTAGAATGGCAACAAGTCCTAGTTTAG
- a CDS encoding DUF1997 domain-containing protein, which translates to MLSTNGEYQSLDIVEKTVPVVPNFQENEDTDTPLIGTLTKFYGRYSDSMEMYAPAATVAEYLNGHASWFTRCAEPMKVHPLGENGYALTIGRFGAFGYEVEPKIGLELLPPDEGVYRIRTIPIPDYQAPGYDVDYHAALQLKENFAETIVTKVEWELDLTVCLHFPRFIQRLPKSLIQSTGDRLLNQIVRQVSRRLTRKVQQDFHQTFGISQ; encoded by the coding sequence ATGCTTTCGACAAACGGCGAATATCAATCTCTGGATATAGTAGAAAAAACTGTGCCTGTCGTTCCTAATTTCCAAGAAAATGAGGACACAGACACACCATTAATTGGTACATTAACAAAATTTTACGGTCGCTATAGCGACTCTATGGAAATGTACGCCCCAGCCGCGACTGTTGCTGAGTATCTGAATGGTCATGCTAGCTGGTTTACACGCTGTGCTGAACCGATGAAGGTGCATCCCCTGGGCGAAAATGGTTATGCTTTAACCATTGGTCGATTTGGCGCTTTTGGTTATGAAGTAGAACCCAAGATTGGTTTAGAACTTTTACCCCCAGACGAGGGAGTCTATCGTATCCGCACCATACCCATTCCCGACTATCAAGCACCAGGGTATGATGTAGACTATCACGCAGCCCTTCAGTTAAAAGAAAATTTCGCCGAAACCATCGTCACAAAAGTTGAATGGGAACTAGATTTAACAGTCTGTCTCCACTTCCCCCGATTTATCCAGCGTTTACCTAAATCTTTAATTCAGTCTACAGGCGATCGCCTACTTAACCAAATCGTCCGCCAAGTATCCCGCCGTCTTACCCGCAAAGTCCAACAAGACTTCCACCAAACTTTCGGTATTAGTCAATAG
- a CDS encoding thermonuclease family protein, translating to MKLIQGNFRILKAAPDGDSIRFYPNNPELWDERVQPNRTGGAQLRLDSIDSLETHFQAKGGLGTQHQPLELADGAANELLKFLGFKKITRNDREVVTAAEPEEVPGYILTSFADVYGRSVAFAFKGKSDVADGSEIFIDKSLIKKSANYHMLNKGLAYPTFYSKLYPDIRKELTIAAEKARKEKKGVWELDKTNEGFVLEDLKTITDDVVILPKLFRRLLGYLGINDGSAELDGFSKYLKSLGDRVIILPEGHVTGFHYVVKVEGQKIQLTVQPEDLIFLEK from the coding sequence ATGAAACTCATCCAGGGCAACTTTAGAATCCTTAAAGCTGCACCTGATGGCGATTCCATTCGCTTCTATCCCAACAACCCTGAACTGTGGGATGAACGAGTTCAACCAAACCGTACTGGCGGCGCACAACTGCGCTTAGATAGTATTGATTCTCTAGAAACACATTTCCAAGCCAAAGGCGGTTTAGGTACACAACACCAACCTTTAGAATTAGCAGATGGTGCGGCTAACGAATTACTGAAATTTTTAGGCTTTAAAAAGATTACGCGCAACGACAGAGAAGTTGTAACGGCGGCGGAACCAGAAGAAGTTCCTGGCTATATTCTCACCAGCTTTGCTGATGTGTATGGTAGGAGTGTAGCTTTTGCCTTCAAAGGTAAATCGGATGTAGCGGATGGTAGTGAGATTTTTATAGATAAATCCCTGATTAAAAAAAGTGCTAACTACCACATGTTGAATAAAGGGTTAGCATACCCCACCTTTTATTCCAAGTTATATCCTGATATCCGCAAAGAGTTGACCATTGCCGCCGAGAAGGCGCGGAAAGAGAAAAAAGGTGTATGGGAATTAGACAAGACTAATGAAGGTTTTGTTTTAGAAGACTTAAAAACCATCACTGATGATGTAGTCATCTTGCCTAAACTATTTCGCCGTCTCCTTGGCTATCTCGGCATCAATGATGGTAGTGCAGAATTAGATGGATTTTCTAAATATTTAAAATCTTTGGGCGATCGCGTAATTATTCTACCAGAGGGTCATGTCACCGGCTTCCATTACGTTGTCAAAGTTGAAGGACAGAAGATTCAGTTAACTGTGCAACCAGAAGATTTAATTTTCTTGGAAAAGTAA